The Fibrobacter sp. UWB16 genomic interval CTCGCGCTTGACACTCACCAAGAAATGCAGAATGTCGAGTTGCTCTTCCGTCATTCCCGATTCACGACCTTTGGCAGTCATTGCTTCAAGCGGCTTGCGGTACGAGTTTTCGGATTCCGCGTAATCGTCTAGAATAGCGTTATCGTCGGCACCGAGAGCGGCGAGCATCAACGCCGAGCAAAAGCCACAGCGGTCCTTGCCCGAAGTACAGTGCCACAAAACAGGCGACCCCTTTTGCGCACGAATCGTTTCAAAAACTTTCGCATACTGCGAGCTAGCATAATCGCTATCGACAAAATAATTATAGAGTTTATCCTTTAACGTATTTGCAATCGGATGGCGCGCAATGCCAAAAAGGAATTCCATAAAGTCCACGCCCGTCGCAGGCACCACCTGGTCCTTGTTGAAAGCATCGCCATGCATGGAATCATCCAAAACAGGAATCAAAGCGGAATCCATTCCATCAAGGAGCTTGTCCGGCTTTTGCATGTATTCAAAGTCAGAGCGCAAATCAATCACCAGATGAACGCCAAAATCATCACGCAGGCGGTGCAAATCATGGTCCGAGGCCTTGGACAAGTTGCTACTGCGAAAGAGCAAATTGTGCTTGACACGAGAACCACCCGCCGGAATTCCGCCGAGCTGTCGCGCATTATCAATCGATTCAAACTTTAAAACATTAGCCATAAGCTCCCCTTTTATTGACTTTGTCATGCCTGCGAAAGCGGGCATCTCCCATTCTTTTTGAAAAGGAGATTCCCGATTATCCCCGTCAAGCGAGGACAGGCATCGGGAATGACAAATCCTTCCTACTTTCTACGGTCTACCGTCTACTGAATTCACTTCTTCACGATTCTCAGAACGCCCTGCTTGTTGTACTCAGGGGCATCTTTGGAGAAGAGCGTCTTCGTTTCTTGACGGAGCACGTATTTTTCGCCCTCGCCCCAGTCAATGATGCTTCCAGACTTTGCCGGGATGCCATCGCCAAACAAGCTATCAGCAGCCATCAAGAGAGCTTCTTCCGGGTCTTCAATCGTATTCGAGATGCACAAGTCTGGCAACGTAAACACAGCCAAGCCAAGCGTGTAAAGCGAATCGCCAGAATCGAGAATGTTGATCCACGGATCCATCGGATAATCGCAATCGCCAAACTGTTCTTCAAAAGCCTTCGCGGTCCATGCCGTGCCAGACTGCTGCATATAAACGCCCGCGGCCTTCGCGTTGATAACCTTCAAAATGGCGGAGTTCACCATTTCAACATCGTCCATCGTCTTTACGTTCCCGAGCAAGAACAAGAGCGACTTGTGATCAACAATAGCCTTCTCTTCGTCTTCCGTCAAATCATTGCGTTCCTTGAAAATTTCCAAGAGGTCGGCAGATGCGCCCTGGCGAACCACATTGAACTGCACGCTGCAACCAGGAATCATCAACGTCTTGGTATCCGCATTCACCTGAACCGTTTCGGTAATGGCAAACGGTTCATCAACAGCAACGGGAATCGGGAAAGCTAAAACGAACTGGTTCATATCGACCTCTCTTTAAATTTTCGAACAACATCTTCAACCGCATCGTGAAGCAAATTTTGCTTTGCGACTTTCGGCATTTTCACGGACTTTTCGAAAGCGCTTGTAAGCGTTTCGGCAGAAAGTTCATCTGCCGGAATTTCAACGGCATAGCCCGCCTTCGACAAATCATGAGCGAGGACAATCTGCTCAAATTGTCCTGGCGTCGGTACAAAGATACATTTTGCGCCAAGTTCCGCCATGTCCATCACGGTGCTATAACCACCTCGGCTCACCACAAAATCGGCACGTTTCACGGCTTCGGCGAAATCGTTCGTTGCCAAGTGCGTGTGGAACTCGATATTCCCTTCGGTCCACGTTTTTTGCTCCACCGAAGGCTTCCCGAGAATCATCATGTGCTGACCAGGAATCTGTTGCAACGCTTCGCGCAGTTGCTGCTCGAATTGCGTACGCGCAGGTTCTACACCCGACACCACTGCCACGACCTTGTAGGCCGCGCGCAATCCAAGAGCACGCATTCCAAAAATTTGCTTTCCAGAAGCACGCTCTTCTGAAGCTGCGTTCCATTCCACGTTCGCCGAGTGCGCCATAAACTCCGACACACTCATCAAGTCCACGTCACGCTCCAGATCGACCGGCGCCGGCACATTTCCAAGCGCACTCCCAAGCGCATTCCCAGCATTCTCGCCTGCATCCCAGTCCGAGAATCTCGAAAGCGTCCCAACGTAACGCATCGGCTTATCGCCCGGAGTGGCCCCCGAATGCGAAAGAGAACCCGCATAGCCCGGATAAATTTCCAAATCCGGCACCCAGACTTCATCGAACTTGCGCATGATGTTCGCATGCCACATCACACCAATACGTTCAAACGCCGCAAACGCCCGCGGGAACGCAATCCTGCGCTGGTGCGTCATGTAAATACTATAAGCCCTCTTGGAATAGAACGCAAAACGATTGTCCGAGAACAACACATCATAGCCATGACGGTCGACCATCTCTTCGGCAAAGTGGTGTTCGTAACGCATCACGGCATTCAAGTGCACACTGTTTTTGAGCAGCCAAAGCGCCATATTGTAGCCGTGCTTCGGGTAGACAATGTTGTAGCTCGGAGCCAAGCGTTGGCGCAAATCCGGGAAAACTTCACGGAAAAAGTTTGCGTTCGCCTTGACTACAGCAAGTTCCACCTCGGCGCCCGCCCGCAAGAATTCGCGGACAACAGGCACGCAACGAGTTGCATGCCCAAGTCCCCAATCCAGCGGAGCTACAAGGACTTTCACTTTTCAGCCTCAAGCCAGGCATGAGCCCAGTCGCCGTGGTCGCAGTCCTTATCCTTGCCCATCAGTACACGCAAATTAATCGACTTTGCGCCCTTGACGTCGAGTTTCAAGCGTTCCTTATCGGTCGTATAAAGCTTCTTGGAATGGTAAATTTCACGTCCATCCGCTTCAACCACAAAGAAGGCGCCATCACCGCAAGCACTTTCATCGTCAAGGCCGATAACCACATTCAGCCAGTCGTAATTACGAGAAAGCGGGAATTCAATAGCCGAATTGGCGTGGCTACCAATACCGTAGCGGAACGGTTCACCATCGATTGTGAGCTTATGATGTTCAACCGTCGTGTTCATCTGCGGTTCGCCCCATTCCTGGAAGAACTTGCCCATCTTCATTTTGGACAAAAGCGCCACATTCTCGCCATCGACAAAGAAGTCGCGATACGTCACAAGCGTATCTCCGTCCGGCATCGAGCAGCTCAGTACAACGCGGTTCATGCCGGCGCGAATCTTCGAAGAATCCAAGACCAGCGTATCCGCTTTGTTCGACACGAGCATTTCGCCCTGATCCTTGTCATTCAACTTGTAGTCGCAAGCAATCGATTCCGGGAACAGCTTGTTCGCCACAATCATGCCGTTCGATTCTTCGGTCACCATGAAGTTCTGTGCGTAATGCGACACGC includes:
- a CDS encoding glycosyltransferase, encoding MKVLVAPLDWGLGHATRCVPVVREFLRAGAEVELAVVKANANFFREVFPDLRQRLAPSYNIVYPKHGYNMALWLLKNSVHLNAVMRYEHHFAEEMVDRHGYDVLFSDNRFAFYSKRAYSIYMTHQRRIAFPRAFAAFERIGVMWHANIMRKFDEVWVPDLEIYPGYAGSLSHSGATPGDKPMRYVGTLSRFSDWDAGENAGNALGSALGNVPAPVDLERDVDLMSVSEFMAHSANVEWNAASEERASGKQIFGMRALGLRAAYKVVAVVSGVEPARTQFEQQLREALQQIPGQHMMILGKPSVEQKTWTEGNIEFHTHLATNDFAEAVKRADFVVSRGGYSTVMDMAELGAKCIFVPTPGQFEQIVLAHDLSKAGYAVEIPADELSAETLTSAFEKSVKMPKVAKQNLLHDAVEDVVRKFKERSI
- a CDS encoding tyrosine-protein phosphatase is translated as MANVLKFESIDNARQLGGIPAGGSRVKHNLLFRSSNLSKASDHDLHRLRDDFGVHLVIDLRSDFEYMQKPDKLLDGMDSALIPVLDDSMHGDAFNKDQVVPATGVDFMEFLFGIARHPIANTLKDKLYNYFVDSDYASSQYAKVFETIRAQKGSPVLWHCTSGKDRCGFCSALMLAALGADDNAILDDYAESENSYRKPLEAMTAKGRESGMTEEQLDILHFLVSVKREYLEIPLKRINAEYGSLLNFITQRMHVPSATIDALREYYLE